A stretch of the Arachis stenosperma cultivar V10309 chromosome 6, arast.V10309.gnm1.PFL2, whole genome shotgun sequence genome encodes the following:
- the LOC130936698 gene encoding uncharacterized protein LOC130936698 isoform X1, translated as MGSSSFLWNFTKKFVTFGIITVTVSDRYVTVVPVRGGSMSPTLNPKTSSFAGNFSDDYVLVEKFCIDKYKFSHGDVVVFSSPLNHKERHIKRIVALSGEWFSSRQNYDVLKVPEGHCWVEGDNAAFSMDSKQFGSIPLGLIRGRVTHVVWPPQRIGAIQSPPREGLSSL; from the exons ATGGGATCAAGCAGCTTTCTGTGGAATTTTACCAAAAAGTTTGTCACATTTGGGATCATTACTGTTACTGTGTCTGATCGTTATGTAACAGTGGTTCCAGTTCGGGGTGGCTCTATGTCTCCCACACTTAATCCAAAAACCAGCTCTTTTGCAGGAAACTTCTCTG ATGATTATGTCTTGGTTGAGAAGTTTTGCATTGACAAATACAAATTTTCACATGGAGATGTTGTGGTCTTCAG TTCCCCATTGAATCACAAGGAGAGACACATAAAGAGAATAGTTGCATTATCTGGTGAATGGTTTAGTAGTCGTCAGAACTATGATGTGTTGAAGGTTCCAGAAGGACATTGTTGGGTTGAGGGAGATAATGCGGCTTTTAGCATGGATTCAAAACAATTTGGATCT ATTCCTTTGGGCCTCATACGAGGAAGGGTGACCCATGTTGTGTGGCCTCCACAAAGAATAGGCGCCATCCAGAGTCCTCCACGAGAAGGATTATCTTCTTTATAG
- the LOC130936698 gene encoding uncharacterized protein LOC130936698 isoform X2 yields the protein MGSSSFLWNFTKKFVTFGIITVTVSDRYVTVVPVRGGSMSPTLNPKTSSFAGNFSDDYVLVEKFCIDKYKFSHGDVVVFSSPLNHKERHIKRIVALSGEWFSSRQNYDVLKVPEGHCWVEGDNAAFSMDSKQFGSVRFLWASYEEG from the exons ATGGGATCAAGCAGCTTTCTGTGGAATTTTACCAAAAAGTTTGTCACATTTGGGATCATTACTGTTACTGTGTCTGATCGTTATGTAACAGTGGTTCCAGTTCGGGGTGGCTCTATGTCTCCCACACTTAATCCAAAAACCAGCTCTTTTGCAGGAAACTTCTCTG ATGATTATGTCTTGGTTGAGAAGTTTTGCATTGACAAATACAAATTTTCACATGGAGATGTTGTGGTCTTCAG TTCCCCATTGAATCACAAGGAGAGACACATAAAGAGAATAGTTGCATTATCTGGTGAATGGTTTAGTAGTCGTCAGAACTATGATGTGTTGAAGGTTCCAGAAGGACATTGTTGGGTTGAGGGAGATAATGCGGCTTTTAGCATGGATTCAAAACAATTTGGATCTGTAAG ATTCCTTTGGGCCTCATACGAGGAAGGGTGA